A genomic stretch from Antarcticibacterium flavum includes:
- a CDS encoding type I restriction-modification system subunit M N-terminal domain-containing protein, with product MAKADIDFEKELWDAANELRGAVSENNYKNYILPLVFVKHLSERYEVVREELKEQLNDPQSDYYTTDTEEINYVLEDRDEYRSRNTFKIPETASWQYLKDNAEQDDIKVKVDDAFDVIQELLTGYNPSW from the coding sequence ATGGCAAAAGCAGACATTGATTTTGAAAAAGAACTCTGGGATGCGGCGAACGAGTTACGCGGCGCGGTATCTGAGAATAACTATAAAAACTACATCCTTCCCCTTGTTTTCGTAAAGCACCTTAGCGAACGCTATGAGGTGGTGCGAGAGGAACTCAAGGAGCAGCTTAATGATCCTCAATCTGATTATTACACTACAGATACCGAGGAGATCAATTACGTCCTGGAGGACCGGGATGAATACCGTTCCCGAAATACTTTTAAAATTCCCGAAACCGCTTCCTGGCAGTATTTGAAGGATAATGCCGAGCAGGATGATATCAAGGTGAAGGTAGATGATGCCTTTGATGTGATCCAGGAACTTTTGACGGGCTATAACCCCAGCTGGTGA
- a CDS encoding DUF6603 domain-containing protein, with the protein MAERDTFTLLAEEFALFFEPLKFALESSEDFREFMRDLGWDLDVIPNPIKNLEGRVIELLDLLDNIQVDEENLDQLVAAIQSLVTDIENLKNLGAGELPGTVDATTFKNEFPSQIIQTLAVDYLIEQRGQIGMLLKSIGIIRMEEVEESGKRLAYLKKEIFLEDIGTFFNDPAAIFAKAYKWGTAEFRDDYFFKNLYELLENFGYNVRQELLHPTMQEYLAKNAINPGEVNPLALKWFLWEDKIPPIVTKTGFALQTLPQTAGEMPGYSVIPFANSSIEEEIELTDYIKLLLNFGFDVSPGLAVMVRPSGVKIATGILLDNPGLPPSALRFSAGIQYQNSDGEPTILLGSPQGSKLEFQSTSVKIGGAVISNGEHEIFVETDLKNGKLVIKLGGADGFLQNILPASGIESSFDLTLAWSSKNGVYFKGGGGLEIELPTHIDIGLLNLNGLQIGINPSSAGIPINLSTSITANFGPLVAAIEQMGITAKFDFAENNQGNLGPLDFLMDFKPPTGVGLSIDAGVIKGGGFLDLKPEKGEYFGIMELTFSEIVSLKAVGIINTKMPDGSDGFSMLVIITAGFGAGIQLGFGFTLLGVGGLLGLNRTMKLEALATGVRTGAVNGIMFPNNIIENAPRIISDLQTFFPVQQDRFLIGPMAKLAWGTPALITISLGIIIEIPGNIVILGILKIVLPTEEASLIKLQVNFIGAIEFDKERLWFFASMYDSRVLFYTLEGEMGLLVGWGAKANFVSSVGGFHPAFNPPALPFPGPVRISLSILNESWGKIRVMGYFAVTSNTAQFGAKAELYFKLSEFKIEGHIGFDALFQFSPFYMVIQLSASLSVKVFGAGLFSVRVKMSLEGPAPWNARGTGSISLLLFDIDVDFDFTWGEEKDTTLPPISIMPLLVAEFEKKENWKALVPKNNNLLVSLREIDTVAELVLHPVGRLQVSQRKIPLSLTLEKMGSQKPEDANFFSLETQDSELSKIKTLEEDFAIAQFKDLKDAEKLSSPAYQPIEGGMELSVSGEQLKTGKSVKRHIRYELITVDTNYKRGIPVLFKIIKSLFGVFLRANTVSRAEVSFQTKKNLQPFDSQIKITDTGFSVAKISNNSILDAKAHFSSQAQAKEYMQAQLLVNPELDGELHVLPNNEINPAA; encoded by the coding sequence ATGGCAGAAAGAGACACCTTCACGTTACTTGCAGAGGAATTCGCTTTGTTCTTTGAACCGCTAAAATTTGCGCTGGAAAGTTCCGAGGATTTTAGAGAATTTATGCGGGATCTGGGATGGGACCTGGATGTGATTCCAAATCCTATTAAAAATCTTGAGGGAAGGGTAATTGAACTGCTGGACCTTCTGGACAATATTCAGGTAGATGAGGAGAATTTAGACCAGCTGGTTGCCGCAATACAGTCTTTGGTTACAGACATTGAAAATCTTAAAAACCTAGGGGCCGGGGAGCTTCCCGGTACCGTGGATGCCACCACTTTCAAGAACGAATTTCCCTCCCAGATTATCCAGACACTTGCTGTAGATTATCTTATAGAACAACGTGGACAGATTGGGATGTTGTTAAAATCCATAGGTATTATACGTATGGAAGAAGTGGAGGAATCTGGTAAACGCCTGGCATATCTTAAAAAGGAAATTTTCCTGGAAGATATTGGAACTTTTTTCAATGACCCTGCCGCAATTTTTGCAAAAGCTTATAAATGGGGTACCGCAGAGTTTAGGGATGATTATTTCTTTAAAAACCTATACGAACTCCTGGAGAATTTTGGTTATAATGTACGGCAGGAACTGCTTCATCCCACCATGCAGGAATACCTTGCAAAGAATGCAATAAATCCCGGGGAAGTTAACCCGCTAGCACTAAAATGGTTTCTATGGGAGGATAAGATTCCACCCATAGTTACGAAGACGGGGTTTGCCTTGCAGACACTTCCTCAAACCGCGGGAGAAATGCCCGGATATTCAGTTATTCCATTTGCCAATTCTTCAATAGAAGAAGAAATAGAACTTACCGATTACATAAAACTTCTTCTGAATTTTGGTTTTGATGTCTCCCCAGGTCTTGCAGTTATGGTGCGACCATCTGGAGTAAAAATAGCAACCGGGATCTTACTCGATAATCCCGGGCTTCCACCCTCAGCCCTTCGTTTCTCTGCGGGCATCCAGTACCAAAACAGTGACGGCGAGCCCACCATACTGCTGGGTTCGCCACAGGGTAGTAAATTAGAGTTCCAAAGCACTTCGGTAAAAATAGGAGGCGCAGTAATTTCAAATGGGGAACATGAGATCTTTGTGGAAACGGACCTAAAAAATGGAAAGCTGGTTATTAAATTGGGAGGGGCAGACGGGTTTCTTCAAAATATATTGCCGGCAAGCGGTATTGAAAGTTCCTTTGACCTAACGCTGGCCTGGAGTTCTAAAAATGGGGTCTACTTTAAAGGAGGTGGTGGACTGGAAATTGAATTGCCCACCCATATTGATATTGGCCTATTAAACCTCAATGGATTGCAGATTGGGATAAACCCTTCTTCAGCAGGTATTCCAATTAATTTAAGTACCAGTATTACGGCAAATTTTGGACCTCTTGTAGCCGCTATTGAACAGATGGGCATCACGGCAAAATTCGACTTTGCCGAAAATAACCAGGGCAATCTTGGCCCTCTGGATTTTTTAATGGATTTCAAACCCCCTACAGGTGTGGGGCTCTCCATAGATGCAGGTGTGATAAAAGGAGGCGGTTTTTTGGACCTAAAGCCAGAAAAAGGAGAATACTTTGGTATAATGGAGCTCACCTTCAGCGAGATCGTTTCCCTTAAAGCCGTAGGCATTATAAATACCAAAATGCCGGATGGCTCTGATGGCTTTTCGATGCTAGTGATCATAACTGCAGGATTCGGTGCCGGCATTCAGCTCGGGTTCGGCTTTACACTTCTCGGCGTGGGCGGCCTTCTGGGTCTTAACCGAACTATGAAACTGGAGGCACTGGCCACAGGGGTACGCACCGGGGCAGTGAACGGAATTATGTTTCCCAACAACATCATCGAGAACGCCCCGCGAATCATTAGCGATCTGCAAACCTTTTTCCCCGTGCAGCAGGACCGGTTTCTCATTGGCCCCATGGCCAAACTCGCCTGGGGCACCCCGGCACTTATTACTATTTCCCTGGGGATCATTATTGAGATTCCGGGTAATATTGTCATCCTGGGAATTCTGAAGATCGTATTGCCTACAGAAGAAGCCTCGCTTATAAAACTGCAGGTCAACTTTATTGGTGCCATAGAATTTGATAAAGAGCGCCTCTGGTTCTTTGCCAGTATGTACGACTCCAGGGTTCTATTTTACACCCTGGAAGGCGAAATGGGATTACTGGTGGGCTGGGGCGCGAAGGCTAACTTTGTCTCCAGCGTGGGTGGGTTCCATCCTGCTTTTAATCCGCCGGCACTACCATTTCCAGGTCCCGTAAGAATTTCCCTTAGCATTTTAAACGAATCCTGGGGTAAAATACGGGTGATGGGATATTTCGCTGTAACCTCCAATACCGCCCAGTTTGGTGCTAAAGCTGAACTATACTTCAAACTCAGCGAATTCAAAATTGAAGGCCATATAGGTTTTGATGCCTTATTTCAGTTCTCACCATTTTATATGGTCATTCAGCTTTCGGCCTCCCTTTCAGTCAAGGTTTTTGGCGCGGGACTTTTCAGCGTACGTGTGAAGATGTCCCTAGAAGGTCCCGCTCCCTGGAATGCCCGGGGCACAGGATCGATTTCCCTGTTGTTGTTTGATATTGATGTAGATTTTGACTTTACCTGGGGGGAAGAGAAAGATACCACCTTACCACCAATTTCAATTATGCCTCTCCTTGTTGCTGAATTTGAGAAAAAGGAAAACTGGAAGGCGCTGGTTCCCAAGAACAATAATCTTTTGGTGAGCCTAAGAGAAATAGATACTGTAGCTGAACTGGTTCTGCACCCCGTTGGCAGGCTGCAGGTGAGCCAGCGTAAAATACCACTTAGCCTAACGCTTGAAAAAATGGGAAGTCAGAAGCCCGAAGATGCAAATTTCTTCAGCCTGGAAACCCAGGATAGTGAGCTGTCAAAAATTAAGACCCTGGAGGAAGATTTCGCTATCGCCCAGTTCAAGGATCTAAAAGATGCCGAAAAACTAAGCAGCCCTGCGTACCAGCCTATTGAGGGTGGAATGGAGCTTTCGGTAAGTGGAGAGCAGCTTAAAACCGGCAAAAGTGTAAAAAGACATATTAGGTATGAACTAATCACTGTAGATACTAATTATAAACGTGGAATTCCTGTTTTATTTAAAATTATAAAAAGCCTGTTTGGAGTTTTTCTTCGGGCGAATACCGTATCCCGCGCAGAAGTTTCTTTTCAAACAAAGAAGAACCTGCAGCCTTTTGATTCACAGATAAAGATCACCGATACTGGTTTCTCTGTGGCCAAAATATCGAACAATTCAATATTAGATGCAAAGGCACATTTTAGCAGCCAGGCACAGGCAAAGGAATATATGCAGGCACAGCTTCTGGTAAATCCGGAACTGGATGGGGAGCTTCATGTCCTGCCTAATAACGAAATTAATCCGGCAGCATGA
- a CDS encoding MBL fold metallo-hydrolase has product MAKHCEVVFWDVQHGHMTYIKTPNNRHIVIDLGTGDYSKGKEAFSPLLHLRDKYGVKQLDYVIITHPHLDHIDDILNFDALNPKVLRRPKHLSNAEVMERVIERDRKKFEKYCEINNRYNQSIEAGSSDSVANPENWGDFKSNHILLLLVITIILIITVLSQL; this is encoded by the coding sequence ATGGCAAAACATTGCGAAGTTGTATTCTGGGACGTTCAACACGGACATATGACTTATATTAAAACACCTAATAATAGACATATTGTTATTGATTTAGGAACAGGTGATTATTCTAAAGGAAAAGAAGCCTTCAGTCCTTTATTACATCTAAGGGATAAATATGGGGTAAAACAATTGGATTATGTTATAATAACTCATCCACATCTGGACCACATCGATGATATTCTCAATTTTGATGCTCTAAATCCAAAAGTCTTAAGAAGGCCCAAACATTTAAGTAATGCGGAAGTAATGGAGCGTGTCATAGAAAGAGATAGAAAGAAATTTGAAAAATATTGTGAGATTAACAACAGATATAATCAGTCTATCGAAGCTGGTTCAAGTGATAGTGTAGCAAATCCCGAAAATTGGGGGGACTTCAAATCAAATCATATACTCCTTCTTCTTGTAATCACAATAATTTTAATAATCACAGTATTATCACAGTTATAG
- a CDS encoding restriction endonuclease subunit S, producing the protein MPENWKTYKLEDLTTRVTVGFVGSMAQEYVENGIPMLRSQNIKPFCLDYGNLKYISPKFHEKIRKSSLKKDDVAIVRTGNPGTACVIPEGIPQLNCSDLVIATPNKSKIDPHFLSFYFNSIARNYISSELVGAVQQHFNVGSAKKMEIKLPKIEEQHKIVSILKAIQDKIELNLQMNKTLEEMAMALYKHWFVDFGPFQDGEFVATELGEIPKGWEVKSISAFGKIVCGKTPSKKDPDNFTQIGGYPFIKIPEMHGNVFLTETLEKVSEKGNQIQAKKLLPSGCINVSCIATVGLVTINAFPSHTNQQINSIIPEKTIYRYYLYLTMISLKERFLNEASGGSATLNMNTSTFSNIEILKPDEETLQKFSEMTTSIFSKILQNQEENQTLTQLRDTLLPKLISGEVRVKDVEKTLTEVL; encoded by the coding sequence ATGCCAGAAAACTGGAAAACATATAAATTAGAAGATCTTACAACAAGAGTTACAGTTGGCTTCGTTGGATCAATGGCTCAGGAATATGTTGAAAATGGCATCCCTATGCTGAGGAGTCAAAATATCAAACCATTTTGTTTGGATTATGGTAACCTAAAATATATTTCTCCCAAATTTCACGAGAAAATAAGGAAGTCAAGTTTAAAAAAAGATGACGTTGCTATCGTGCGAACCGGGAATCCTGGTACCGCTTGTGTAATACCCGAAGGAATACCTCAGTTAAATTGTTCTGATTTGGTAATTGCAACACCTAATAAATCTAAAATAGATCCTCACTTCCTAAGTTTTTACTTTAACTCAATAGCCAGAAATTATATTAGTTCGGAATTAGTAGGAGCAGTCCAACAGCATTTTAATGTTGGTTCTGCTAAGAAAATGGAAATTAAACTTCCAAAGATAGAGGAACAGCATAAGATCGTTTCCATTCTTAAAGCTATTCAAGACAAGATCGAGCTCAACCTCCAGATGAACAAAACCCTGGAAGAAATGGCTATGGCTTTATACAAACACTGGTTTGTTGATTTTGGGCCGTTTCAGGATGGGGAATTTGTAGCTACTGAATTGGGGGAAATTCCGAAGGGATGGGAGGTGAAATCCATAAGTGCATTTGGCAAAATTGTCTGCGGTAAAACTCCATCTAAAAAAGATCCTGATAACTTTACTCAAATTGGTGGTTACCCTTTTATAAAAATACCTGAAATGCACGGTAATGTATTTCTTACTGAAACATTAGAAAAAGTATCTGAAAAAGGAAATCAAATTCAAGCAAAGAAATTATTGCCTTCGGGTTGTATTAATGTTAGTTGTATTGCAACCGTAGGATTAGTTACCATTAATGCATTTCCGTCACATACAAATCAACAAATCAATTCCATAATTCCGGAGAAAACAATTTATCGGTATTACTTATATTTAACAATGATTTCATTAAAGGAAAGGTTTCTAAATGAAGCGAGTGGTGGTTCAGCAACATTAAATATGAATACCTCTACCTTTTCAAATATTGAAATTCTTAAACCTGATGAGGAAACTCTTCAGAAATTTTCAGAAATGACTACATCTATTTTCAGTAAAATTCTTCAAAATCAAGAAGAAAACCAAACCCTCACCCAACTCCGCGACACCTTATTGCCAAAACTCATCAGCGGGGAAGTCCGCGTGAAAGACGTGGAGAAAACCTTAACAGAAGTCTTATGA
- a CDS encoding N-6 DNA methylase, whose product MNILPRIFVRSELSPKQTGGIINLLSHPKFSEKENPESDILGRIYEYYIGRFAMAEGSGAGQFFTPGSIVRLLVEILEPFKGRIFDPACGSGGMFVQSLKFIKEHGGNKKDIAIYGQEMTAQTLRLCLMNLMLRDLSFDIKLGNSLLDDKFPNLKADYIIANPPFNVSNWHPEDLPDGDPRLFGPKEEFTTDGSANYMWMQTFWHHLSDTGTAGIVMANGAMTSNNKGEKNVRQHMVDNSMIDAIVRLPDKLFLTTGIPACLFILSKNRDGNDGTHRERNNEILFLDASKMGTMASRKLRVFSDDDINKIAETYHNWRNREGNYEDVEGFCKATALEDVQKQDYKLTPGIYVGTEAEEDDGIPFGEKMEGLKAQLLEQFEKGEELKEKIKANFNKII is encoded by the coding sequence GTGAATATTTTGCCGCGGATCTTTGTGCGGAGTGAATTATCACCCAAACAGACCGGCGGAATCATCAACCTCCTCTCCCACCCTAAATTTTCTGAAAAGGAAAATCCCGAAAGCGATATCCTGGGCCGTATCTATGAATACTATATTGGCCGATTTGCAATGGCTGAAGGTTCGGGTGCGGGGCAGTTCTTTACGCCCGGAAGTATTGTAAGGCTGCTGGTGGAAATATTGGAGCCTTTCAAAGGCCGCATCTTTGACCCGGCTTGTGGAAGTGGCGGTATGTTTGTGCAGAGTTTGAAGTTCATCAAAGAACACGGTGGAAACAAAAAAGACATCGCGATCTATGGGCAGGAAATGACCGCGCAAACTTTACGGTTGTGTCTTATGAACCTGATGCTGCGGGACCTGTCTTTTGATATTAAACTGGGAAATTCCCTGCTTGATGACAAGTTCCCAAACCTGAAAGCCGACTATATCATTGCCAATCCGCCATTTAATGTGAGCAACTGGCATCCTGAAGATCTGCCAGATGGTGATCCCCGGTTATTTGGTCCCAAGGAAGAATTCACTACAGATGGCAGTGCCAATTATATGTGGATGCAAACTTTCTGGCACCATTTAAGCGACACGGGAACTGCCGGGATTGTAATGGCAAACGGCGCGATGACCTCCAACAACAAGGGAGAGAAAAACGTGCGGCAGCATATGGTAGACAATTCTATGATAGATGCCATTGTTCGCCTGCCCGATAAGCTGTTCCTCACCACCGGGATCCCCGCCTGCCTTTTCATCCTGAGCAAGAACCGCGACGGAAATGACGGCACCCACCGCGAACGCAACAACGAGATCCTGTTCCTGGATGCCTCAAAGATGGGTACAATGGCCAGCAGAAAACTGCGGGTTTTTAGCGATGACGATATTAATAAGATTGCAGAAACTTACCACAACTGGAGAAACCGTGAAGGAAATTACGAAGATGTCGAAGGGTTCTGTAAAGCGACGGCTTTGGAGGACGTACAAAAGCAAGATTATAAATTAACGCCGGGTATTTATGTTGGAACCGAGGCCGAAGAAGATGACGGAATTCCATTTGGGGAAAAGATGGAGGGTCTAAAGGCACAGTTGCTTGAGCAGTTTGAAAAAGGGGAAGAATTGAAGGAAAAGATTAAAGCTAATTTTAATAAAATAATTTAG
- a CDS encoding type I restriction enzyme HsdR N-terminal domain-containing protein — translation MENWNKLCYYLSEKIQTDIPENEFEPIVEKGLEILGWDEFSGDFEIRPNYQLGSTKNSLRPDFVVKQSETGEKLFVVEIKRPKVPLSSQNQTQLSTYMRQFKLDFGILIGPQIQIFYDGNLNINENATLIENIEFKRDNEKGKHFVDLFSKESFNKNELYDFAKRSFKKINERETEKEIKKEILSNDFKEVVWDLIIKKLSTEYDINLVSKVIENIRLEISEKNSQIPEKERAFKNNNYSGEIYSNDILPIQLNPPSEKEFKERLLSSKTAYITIFYKDGRTRQKVWNANRFNESSHLLGNIRSRPDFRNGNWQKLKIEKVLVSIYK, via the coding sequence ATGGAAAATTGGAATAAACTCTGCTACTACCTTTCTGAAAAAATTCAAACAGACATTCCAGAGAATGAGTTTGAACCAATTGTAGAAAAAGGTTTAGAAATCTTAGGTTGGGATGAATTTTCTGGAGATTTTGAAATTAGACCCAATTATCAATTAGGATCGACTAAAAATAGTCTAAGACCGGACTTCGTAGTAAAACAAAGTGAAACAGGGGAAAAATTATTTGTAGTAGAAATCAAAAGGCCCAAGGTTCCATTAAGTAGTCAAAATCAAACGCAGTTATCAACTTATATGCGCCAATTCAAATTGGATTTTGGAATTTTAATCGGACCACAAATTCAAATCTTCTATGACGGCAATCTAAACATAAATGAAAATGCGACTTTAATTGAAAATATTGAATTTAAACGTGACAACGAAAAAGGAAAACATTTTGTAGATCTGTTTTCAAAAGAATCTTTCAATAAAAATGAATTGTATGATTTTGCTAAAAGGTCATTCAAGAAGATCAATGAAAGAGAAACAGAAAAGGAGATAAAAAAAGAAATATTATCGAATGATTTTAAAGAAGTTGTGTGGGATCTTATAATTAAGAAACTATCGACAGAATATGATATTAATTTGGTCTCTAAAGTTATAGAAAACATTAGGCTCGAAATCTCCGAAAAAAATTCCCAAATTCCCGAAAAGGAAAGGGCATTTAAAAACAACAATTATTCAGGAGAAATTTACTCAAATGACATTTTACCTATTCAATTAAATCCGCCTTCAGAAAAGGAATTTAAAGAAAGATTGCTGTCCTCTAAAACTGCCTATATTACGATCTTCTACAAAGATGGGAGAACCAGGCAAAAAGTCTGGAATGCCAATAGATTTAACGAAAGCTCCCATTTATTAGGAAACATCAGATCAAGACCTGATTTTAGAAATGGTAACTGGCAAAAACTGAAAATAGAAAAAGTATTAGTTTCAATTTACAAATGA
- a CDS encoding phospholipase D family protein translates to MSKFLNTTGVSYHLEELIKNTTDRLILISPYLQFHNRIKDHIHNLNIQKKDIRIVYRESKLQLDESNWLESQIGVRTSVCSTLHAKCYLNESEAIVTSMNLYSFSQQNNDEMGIYVSKDTDPDLYNDIYTEAQRLLTISEEIRVSVKKVDKQAEDKKNEKDQTKKPNSDFSQSKYLTTKELSQKTGLSSRKVNSILVDKKLMYKKDDDWFYTKKGNEFGAEQKEGAYGKFVVWPEEIIDSVLK, encoded by the coding sequence ATGTCAAAATTTCTGAACACGACCGGTGTCTCTTATCATCTTGAAGAATTAATTAAAAACACGACTGATCGTTTAATATTGATAAGTCCATATCTACAATTCCACAACAGGATTAAAGACCATATTCATAACCTTAATATTCAAAAAAAGGATATAAGGATTGTTTACAGAGAAAGTAAACTCCAATTAGATGAAAGTAACTGGCTTGAAAGCCAGATCGGTGTTAGAACAAGTGTATGTTCAACTTTACACGCCAAATGCTACTTAAATGAAAGTGAAGCTATTGTTACATCAATGAATCTATATTCATTTTCACAACAAAATAATGATGAAATGGGAATTTACGTTTCAAAAGATACCGACCCCGATCTTTATAATGACATATATACAGAAGCACAAAGATTATTGACCATTAGCGAAGAAATAAGAGTTTCCGTTAAAAAAGTTGATAAACAAGCAGAGGACAAGAAGAATGAAAAAGATCAAACAAAAAAACCAAATTCGGATTTTTCGCAATCAAAATATTTAACTACTAAAGAGCTTTCTCAGAAAACCGGACTTAGTAGTCGAAAAGTGAATTCAATTTTGGTTGATAAGAAATTGATGTACAAAAAGGATGATGATTGGTTTTATACCAAAAAAGGAAATGAATTTGGTGCAGAACAAAAAGAAGGTGCGTATGGTAAATTTGTCGTTTGGCCAGAAGAAATAATAGACTCCGTCCTTAAATAA
- a CDS encoding ApeA N-terminal domain 1-containing protein → MNDEFQLKGEFYLPSNKDSKVFGTLNYSESQGTYLDLFGSFNNSEDEEEIIWGELENGKIVTLYNSFIVHKKYGSTDLDKYYCNFIFLYVFFNSKKDIQFNKVSVCYSHLDEWLNIRAFKIEPIPKVKYGYRIEYILPSTIEYQVGKLNIAFSFSANGPSRNFVQKEAKISQTAYVVFKTGKKRQFDKISDDINHFSNFLSLATQRPIYYKELIGYLNIGKKNNLQKCKILLKKTSRKEEKQILPPNMLLPYKRIEDRFQSFISNWYRNKKKLETTLIPHMSVYRDITLYESDKFLNLTRALEAFHRDFIHKNSINKTRYIESIRSLSYSYNWLLKIKSIPAFSTKMLKYRNDLTHSNPLQTELMKKYLSLFNISEKLKIINTCLIFHEMGISRKELKNLLEDTGLYVHLKHNLK, encoded by the coding sequence ATGAATGATGAATTTCAGCTAAAAGGAGAGTTTTATTTACCCTCTAATAAAGATTCAAAAGTTTTCGGAACATTAAATTATAGCGAAAGCCAAGGTACATATCTCGATCTTTTTGGAAGTTTTAATAACAGTGAAGATGAAGAAGAAATAATATGGGGAGAACTTGAAAATGGTAAAATTGTAACATTATACAATTCATTTATAGTACATAAAAAATACGGTTCAACTGATTTAGATAAGTACTACTGCAATTTTATTTTTTTATATGTTTTTTTTAATTCTAAAAAAGACATCCAATTCAATAAGGTTTCGGTTTGCTATTCTCATTTAGATGAATGGCTTAACATAAGAGCTTTTAAAATAGAACCTATTCCTAAGGTAAAATATGGTTATCGAATAGAATATATTCTCCCATCAACAATAGAATATCAAGTTGGCAAACTTAATATTGCTTTTAGTTTTAGTGCAAACGGACCGTCCCGAAATTTCGTTCAAAAAGAAGCTAAAATTTCCCAAACGGCTTATGTAGTTTTCAAAACAGGAAAGAAGAGACAGTTTGACAAAATATCAGATGATATAAATCATTTTAGTAACTTTTTAAGTTTGGCAACGCAAAGACCAATTTATTATAAAGAATTAATTGGCTACCTAAATATTGGGAAGAAAAATAACCTCCAAAAGTGTAAAATCCTTCTTAAGAAAACTTCCCGCAAAGAAGAAAAGCAAATTCTTCCTCCCAATATGCTTTTACCATACAAACGAATAGAAGATCGATTTCAGAGTTTTATTTCAAATTGGTATAGAAATAAGAAAAAATTAGAAACAACATTGATACCTCATATGAGCGTATATAGAGATATAACTTTATATGAATCAGATAAATTTCTAAACCTCACAAGAGCATTAGAAGCATTTCATAGAGATTTTATTCATAAAAACTCAATCAATAAAACAAGATATATTGAGTCCATTAGAAGCCTTTCATATTCGTATAATTGGTTATTAAAAATTAAAAGCATTCCTGCTTTTTCGACTAAAATGCTTAAGTATCGAAATGACTTAACTCACAGTAACCCGCTTCAAACAGAGCTGATGAAGAAGTATTTAAGTCTTTTTAATATATCAGAAAAACTTAAAATAATTAATACTTGTCTGATCTTTCACGAAATGGGAATTTCAAGGAAGGAATTAAAAAATCTTTTGGAAGATACAGGACTATATGTCCATTTAAAACACAATTTGAAGTAA